A genomic stretch from Bacteroidota bacterium includes:
- a CDS encoding 4Fe-4S dicluster domain-containing protein, producing the protein MKKKEKQGSRRDFLKLGLTVSAGAAAGAALLANTSKGSPKSGHKVKLLTEDGQVVEVDKYDVKPNLEPSDRKESKLGVPGKKFVMVVDLAKCKNARKCVDDCQEGHHISKDQEWMRVYLLQDSPESAPYWFPRPCFHCDNPLCVSVCPVGATYKRSDGIVLVDTHRCIGCKFCMTGCPYSARVFHWKEPESAEADKDIAYSPETNIPAREGTVGKCVFCADKVKNGKLPRCVSGCPMGVIYFGDINEDTVTNGTDTMVFSELIRDRSGYRYHENLGTRPSVYYLPAVERSFPVERGYESLDDELKARYKNTPFVKKLENES; encoded by the coding sequence ATGAAGAAGAAAGAGAAGCAGGGATCCAGAAGAGATTTCCTAAAGCTGGGCCTCACAGTTAGTGCAGGAGCAGCTGCAGGAGCGGCTTTGCTGGCCAATACTTCAAAAGGTTCTCCAAAATCAGGGCATAAAGTAAAATTGCTAACTGAAGATGGGCAAGTTGTTGAAGTAGATAAATATGATGTAAAGCCTAATTTGGAACCTAGCGATAGAAAAGAGTCGAAATTGGGTGTGCCAGGGAAAAAATTTGTGATGGTTGTTGACCTTGCGAAATGTAAAAATGCAAGAAAATGTGTTGATGATTGTCAGGAAGGACACCATATCTCTAAAGATCAGGAATGGATGCGTGTTTATCTCTTACAAGATTCACCAGAATCTGCACCATATTGGTTTCCTCGTCCTTGTTTTCATTGTGATAACCCATTATGCGTGAGTGTTTGCCCGGTAGGAGCAACATACAAACGCTCAGATGGAATTGTATTAGTGGACACGCATCGTTGCATTGGTTGTAAATTCTGTATGACTGGTTGTCCTTATTCAGCACGAGTATTTCATTGGAAAGAACCCGAATCAGCTGAAGCAGATAAGGATATTGCCTATTCACCTGAAACCAATATTCCGGCAAGGGAAGGTACTGTTGGTAAATGTGTTTTCTGTGCCGATAAGGTAAAGAATGGTAAACTACCACGTTGTGTTTCTGGTTGTCCGATGGGTGTTATTTATTTCGGAGATATTAATGAGGATACAGTTACCAATGGTACGGATACCATGGTTTTCTCTGAACTGATAAGGGATAGGTCAGGTTATCGTTATCACGAGAATCTGGGAACTCGACCAAGTGTATATTATCTGCCAGCAGTGGAAAGAAGTTTTCCTGTTGAAAGAGGATACGAAAGTCTGGACGATGAATTGAAAGCAAGATACAAGAATACTCCATTTGTAAAAAAATTAGAAAATGAAAGCTGA
- a CDS encoding Rieske (2Fe-2S) protein, with the protein MKLKNISRKTFLKQLLTLLLIPLLFLLNELVIRSKKYGLGKKIVEIPADLAIGVSFFQEVIVVKKDSGAIQMFSSKCPHLGCQINKVNDGNITCPCHGSTFNKDGQILKGPASNSLTKLDFSKNENGNFTVELNT; encoded by the coding sequence GTGAAATTAAAAAATATATCAAGAAAAACGTTTTTAAAGCAACTACTTACGCTTTTGCTAATTCCTTTGCTCTTTCTTCTAAACGAATTAGTTATTCGTAGTAAAAAATATGGACTTGGAAAAAAAATAGTGGAGATACCTGCAGATTTGGCCATTGGAGTAAGTTTCTTTCAAGAAGTTATTGTTGTTAAAAAGGATAGTGGAGCAATTCAAATGTTTTCATCCAAATGCCCTCACTTAGGTTGCCAGATCAATAAAGTAAATGATGGAAACATTACCTGTCCGTGCCATGGCTCAACTTTTAATAAAGATGGACAAATATTGAAAGGTCCTGCATCAAATTCATTAACAAAATTAGACTTTAGTAAAAATGAAAATGGCAATTTTACAGTTGAATTAAATACATAA
- the nrfD gene encoding polysulfide reductase NrfD, whose protein sequence is MKADNPTALLKRFAPQLERTSKLGVAWIVFLVILVLAGIFALITQITQGHIVTGMRDNVVWGIYIVNFIFFMGISYAGALISGTLHLFRSEWRKPIIRMAEFLTIFSLLIGPLYILLCIGRLDKLHYLVLFGRIQSPITWDVIAITTDIFGCILFLYLSLVRDFARLRDYKDLKIPNWKKKLYKWLAIHWKDTPEQRKRLERSTDIMAGMVIAIAIIVYSVLAWIFSVTLQPGWHSTIFGPYFVIAAVYSGTAVLIVIMAIYRKLFKLEDLITRKHFINIGVVMLVLGALFGYFTFSEYLTKWYGSQKNDEQLISILFNRYYWLFLFSNYAGVLIPLIVVGLPKLRTIKWITFAAIVVIVALWINRYLIIVPTLETPYLPVQDSREAWVNYGGTWVEWVLTLGGIGALCLFFTLGSKLVPIVPLSVAGEAEEIKENKV, encoded by the coding sequence ATGAAAGCTGATAATCCTACCGCATTACTTAAACGATTTGCTCCCCAACTGGAAAGAACCAGTAAACTGGGTGTAGCATGGATAGTTTTCCTGGTAATTCTTGTATTGGCGGGAATATTTGCATTGATAACGCAAATAACCCAAGGACATATTGTGACTGGTATGCGCGATAATGTTGTATGGGGAATTTATATCGTTAATTTTATATTTTTTATGGGAATCAGTTATGCTGGTGCTTTAATTTCAGGTACCCTGCATTTGTTCAGGTCTGAATGGCGAAAACCTATTATTCGCATGGCTGAGTTTCTGACTATTTTTTCATTGTTGATAGGTCCTTTATATATTTTGTTGTGTATTGGTCGATTAGATAAACTACACTATTTGGTTTTATTTGGTCGAATTCAGTCCCCAATAACGTGGGATGTGATTGCTATTACCACTGATATTTTTGGATGTATTTTATTCCTTTATTTGTCATTGGTTAGAGATTTTGCCAGATTACGCGATTATAAAGATTTAAAGATCCCAAATTGGAAGAAAAAATTATACAAATGGCTCGCCATCCATTGGAAAGATACTCCCGAACAACGAAAGCGTCTGGAAAGATCAACTGATATTATGGCTGGTATGGTCATCGCAATTGCCATTATTGTGTATTCGGTTTTAGCATGGATTTTTAGTGTAACACTACAGCCGGGATGGCATAGTACCATATTTGGTCCTTATTTCGTTATTGCTGCTGTTTATTCTGGAACAGCTGTGTTAATTGTAATTATGGCCATATATCGTAAGCTTTTTAAGCTTGAAGATTTAATTACACGCAAGCACTTTATTAACATAGGAGTTGTCATGCTCGTTTTAGGTGCTTTGTTTGGTTATTTTACTTTTAGTGAATATTTAACAAAATGGTATGGTTCTCAGAAAAATGATGAACAATTGATCAGTATTTTATTTAACCGTTACTATTGGTTATTCCTTTTTTCAAATTATGCTGGAGTTCTTATTCCTTTAATTGTTGTGGGTTTACCTAAATTAAGAACTATCAAATGGATTACATTCGCTGCAATTGTTGTGATTGTTGCTTTATGGATAAATCGTTACCTGATTATTGTTCCTACACTTGAAACACCTTACTTACCGGTACAGGATTCAAGAGAAGCATGGGTGAATTATGGTGGCACATGGGTCGAATGGGTATTAACGCTGGGAGGAATTGGAGCATTATGTTTATTCTTCACATTAGGTTCCAAATTGGTTCCAATCGTGCCTTTATCAGTTGCTGGTGAAGCAGAAGAGATTAAGGAAAATAAGGTTTAA
- a CDS encoding cytochrome B yields MSTKMYLYPVVIRVWHMINALMFLLLIVTGLSLQYASMESEYIGFNLAITLHNIGGIALSINYLIFIIGGLVSGNLKHYKIQMKGFWKRLAAQSRFYVFGIFKKEDAPFPITEEMKFNPLQQFTYVLALFVGVPILIFSGWAYLFPEVVISKIFNLSGLLVNDLVHITIGFILSIFMIIHIYLCTIGVSIKSNFKSMITGWHE; encoded by the coding sequence ATGAGCACGAAAATGTATTTATATCCAGTAGTAATCAGAGTTTGGCACATGATCAATGCTTTGATGTTTTTATTATTAATTGTAACAGGCCTTAGTTTGCAGTATGCCAGTATGGAATCCGAATATATTGGATTTAATTTGGCAATAACACTTCATAATATTGGAGGAATTGCCTTATCGATCAATTACCTTATATTTATAATTGGAGGATTGGTATCAGGTAATTTAAAGCATTACAAAATTCAAATGAAAGGATTTTGGAAACGCTTAGCTGCACAATCGAGGTTCTATGTTTTTGGTATTTTTAAGAAAGAAGATGCTCCGTTTCCGATTACTGAAGAAATGAAGTTTAATCCCTTACAGCAGTTTACCTATGTATTGGCTCTGTTTGTAGGAGTTCCAATTCTTATTTTTAGTGGTTGGGCGTATCTTTTTCCTGAAGTAGTTATTTCTAAAATTTTTAACCTTAGTGGACTATTAGTCAATGATTTGGTGCATATAACCATAGGGTTCATACTTTCAATATTTATGATTATTCATATTTATTTGTGTACAATTGGTGTATCAATTAAGAGTAATTTTAAAAGTATGATAACAGGTTGGCATGAGTAG
- a CDS encoding cytochrome c produces the protein MKNSNYNKLFFIAALFIASIVLTSFTLSQKPWTVPAKYKSMKNPVKSDAASIATGKALYSKHCKSCHGTKGKGDGPKAMNLDAKIRSFASADYKKQTAGEKYYKSFIGRDEMPNFEKKIPDTEDRWSIINYMETLK, from the coding sequence ATGAAGAATTCGAATTACAACAAATTGTTTTTTATTGCAGCATTATTTATTGCTTCAATAGTCTTAACATCATTTACACTTTCTCAGAAACCTTGGACAGTGCCTGCTAAGTATAAGAGCATGAAAAATCCGGTGAAGAGTGATGCCGCTAGTATTGCCACTGGCAAAGCATTATATTCCAAGCATTGCAAATCTTGTCATGGTACAAAAGGTAAAGGAGATGGTCCAAAAGCTATGAATTTAGATGCTAAAATTCGTTCATTCGCTAGTGCTGATTACAAAAAGCAAACAGCTGGTGAAAAATATTACAAATCGTTTATTGGTAGGGATGAAATGCCAAATTTTGAAAAGAAAATTCCTGATACCGAAGATAGATGGTCCATTATCAATTATATGGAAACATTAAAATAA
- a CDS encoding Crp/Fnr family transcriptional regulator encodes MNDQDNICTCQDCLRKTTVFNYLTNEELSAFNASRYQTKYKSGEIIFKQGTAITHIMSFTKGLAKVYIEGYNNRDLILKLIKSGTLIGGPGVLVDNMHHFSVSAITDSTACFIDINEYKKALNNNTEFALAALKTHNTQDILSFNKFISLTQKQMQGRIADAILYLSEDIFGTEAFDMTISRQDLADLTAMSKESAIRIIKEFKDDKIISLNQNNLEILNMDKLKRFSEIG; translated from the coding sequence ATGAATGATCAAGATAATATTTGTACGTGTCAGGATTGTTTGCGTAAGACAACTGTTTTCAACTACCTTACCAATGAAGAGCTAAGCGCTTTTAATGCCAGCAGATACCAAACAAAATATAAATCAGGTGAAATTATTTTTAAGCAAGGAACTGCTATTACCCATATTATGTCATTCACCAAAGGTTTAGCCAAAGTATACATTGAAGGATATAATAACCGAGACCTTATTTTAAAACTGATCAAATCGGGTACTTTGATTGGAGGACCTGGTGTTTTGGTAGATAATATGCATCATTTTTCCGTTTCTGCTATTACAGATTCAACAGCTTGTTTTATAGATATTAACGAATATAAAAAAGCCTTAAATAATAATACTGAATTTGCCCTGGCTGCACTTAAAACGCATAACACACAGGATATATTAAGCTTTAACAAATTCATTAGTTTAACCCAAAAACAGATGCAGGGAAGAATAGCTGATGCTATTTTGTATCTGTCAGAAGATATTTTTGGTACTGAGGCATTTGACATGACTATTTCAAGACAGGATTTAGCCGATTTAACAGCTATGTCAAAAGAAAGTGCTATTCGAATTATCAAGGAATTTAAAGATGATAAAATTATCAGTTTAAATCAGAATAATCTCGAGATATTAAATATGGATAAATTAAAACGATTTAGTGAAATTGGTTAA
- a CDS encoding cytochrome c, whose product MKTQLGKSVLSILAVLMVGLVLVAFTPGQQKPWDVPAKYKSMKNPVKSDAASIATGKTMYSKFCKSCHGSKGKGDGPKAMNLDSKMRSFASAEYKKQTAGEKYYKSFIGRDEMPNFEKKIPDTEDRWAVINYMETMK is encoded by the coding sequence ATGAAAACACAATTAGGAAAAAGCGTTCTTTCAATTCTGGCCGTTCTCATGGTAGGATTGGTACTCGTTGCATTTACACCTGGTCAGCAAAAACCTTGGGATGTACCTGCAAAGTATAAGAGCATGAAAAATCCTGTAAAGAGCGATGCTGCTAGTATTGCAACAGGTAAAACAATGTATTCAAAGTTTTGTAAATCTTGCCACGGTTCAAAAGGTAAAGGTGACGGACCAAAGGCCATGAATCTCGATTCGAAGATGAGATCTTTTGCCAGTGCTGAGTACAAAAAACAAACAGCAGGTGAAAAATATTACAAATCTTTTATTGGTAGAGATGAAATGCCAAATTTTGAGAAAAAAATTCCTGATACAGAAGACAGGTGGGCAGTTATTAACTACATGGAGACAATGAAGTAA